The proteins below come from a single bacterium genomic window:
- a CDS encoding radical SAM protein yields the protein MTDLDALARQARDTARKNFGSRITFYVPGMFHYNGARGKYPAVSLTGNACALQCRHCRAKLLEPMIPATTPDELMTVCRRLEEKGDIGCLLSGGLSPDGTMPWLKFIPTIREIKARQSLKISIHCGLLDEKTAWMLKEAGVDQALIDVIGEDLTLERVYNAGFKVRGIVATLDVLQTAGIPFIPHIVAGLDHGVIMGEYRALDIVRHYHPAAVVIVSLMPLPDTPMAGTKPPDARDIARLIATARMTIPSTPLALGCARKRGDNEIDVWAVKCGVNRIAIPSDQAVKQAQDEGLEIEWRKTCCSLD from the coding sequence ATGACAGACCTTGATGCGCTCGCCAGACAAGCGCGCGATACGGCACGAAAAAATTTCGGTTCACGGATCACCTTTTATGTCCCGGGAATGTTCCACTACAATGGTGCCAGGGGGAAGTACCCGGCGGTCAGCCTGACCGGTAACGCATGCGCTCTGCAATGCCGCCACTGCCGGGCCAAACTCCTCGAACCCATGATACCGGCAACGACGCCCGATGAACTGATGACCGTCTGCCGCCGCCTTGAAGAGAAAGGCGATATCGGCTGCTTGCTCAGCGGCGGTCTCAGCCCGGACGGCACCATGCCCTGGCTTAAATTTATCCCAACGATCCGCGAGATCAAAGCAAGGCAAAGTTTGAAAATATCGATCCACTGCGGCCTGCTCGATGAGAAGACAGCCTGGATGCTTAAGGAGGCCGGTGTTGACCAGGCCCTGATCGATGTTATCGGTGAGGATCTAACATTAGAACGGGTCTACAATGCAGGGTTCAAGGTCAGAGGTATCGTCGCCACGCTGGATGTCCTGCAAACAGCAGGTATTCCCTTTATACCCCATATCGTAGCAGGATTGGATCACGGTGTGATCATGGGTGAATACCGGGCGCTTGATATTGTCCGGCACTATCATCCGGCGGCTGTTGTTATCGTGAGCCTCATGCCGCTGCCCGACACACCGATGGCCGGTACAAAACCCCCGGATGCGCGCGACATCGCCCGGCTGATCGCAACCGCCCGGATGACAATACCATCCACGCCCCTGGCACTGGGGTGCGCTCGTAAGCGGGGCGATAACGAGATCGACGTCTGGGCGGTCAAATGCGGGGTCAACCGGATCGCCATTCCTTCAGACCAGGCCGTCAAGCAGGCACAGGATGAAGGACTGGAGATCGAATGGAGAAAGACATGCTGCTCTCTGGATTGA
- the lipB gene encoding lipoyl(octanoyl) transferase LipB codes for MRDELYVLDLGFKNYQETWDLQKELHRLRLNNTIPDTLILVEHDPVVTMGKSGKEKNLLMPRPLLKEKGIEYYEIERGGDITFHGPGQLVGYLIFDIKKGLTGIKPFMHKIEDAIIETLRAFDIESCRKEKLIGIWTSKGKICSIGVAVQRWVSFHGFALNVNTDLKYFDLIVPCGIAGITMTSMAQNLGNTVAINDVKEKIIDSFADIFEKETWRKCLAEITSKSQPG; via the coding sequence ATGCGCGATGAATTGTACGTTTTAGATCTGGGCTTTAAAAATTACCAGGAGACTTGGGACCTGCAGAAAGAGCTCCACCGGTTAAGGTTGAATAACACCATCCCTGACACCCTGATCCTGGTGGAACACGATCCCGTGGTCACCATGGGAAAAAGCGGCAAAGAAAAAAATCTTTTGATGCCGCGTCCGCTCCTCAAGGAAAAAGGCATCGAGTATTACGAAATCGAAAGGGGCGGCGATATCACGTTCCACGGACCAGGCCAGCTCGTGGGCTACCTTATTTTCGATATTAAAAAAGGCCTGACCGGCATCAAGCCTTTCATGCACAAGATCGAAGACGCGATCATAGAAACGCTTCGCGCTTTTGATATAGAATCCTGCCGAAAAGAAAAACTCATCGGCATCTGGACAAGTAAGGGCAAGATCTGTTCCATCGGCGTCGCGGTCCAGCGCTGGGTCAGTTTTCACGGGTTCGCGCTTAACGTGAATACTGATCTGAAATACTTTGACCTGATCGTGCCCTGCGGCATTGCCGGCATAACCATGACGTCGATGGCGCAGAACCTGGGCAACACCGTGGCAATAAACGATGTCAAGGAAAAGATCATCGATTCTTTCGCCGATATTTTCGAAAAGGAAACCTGGAGAAAATGTTTAGCCGAGATTACCTCAAAAAGCCAGCCTGGATAA
- a CDS encoding class I SAM-dependent methyltransferase: MKKAVFDPVAHFYDQEQRHFRQDIPFYVAYVKKCRGEVLELACGTGRVLIPIARAGARITGLDISREMLGIARTKVDHLGKAIQKRVNLVQGDMTDFRFHRKFALIIIAFRSFQSLVDKKAQGECLVCINRHLVKKGLLILDLFVPRHDLLAQVRRNVYLGKFYDPEKKVQVDRRAKDKYDLAAQTLKEHRYYEWTDNKRHLYRQVWSFDLSYLFRYEAELLLEKYGFKVVDVFGDFKKSPYNYYSGEQIFVARKK; the protein is encoded by the coding sequence ATGAAAAAAGCAGTGTTTGATCCGGTGGCGCACTTTTACGATCAGGAACAAAGACATTTCAGACAGGATATTCCGTTCTATGTCGCCTATGTGAAAAAATGCCGCGGCGAAGTGCTGGAACTCGCCTGCGGCACGGGCCGGGTGCTGATACCGATCGCCAGGGCCGGCGCGCGGATCACGGGACTGGATATCTCACGGGAAATGCTGGGCATCGCCCGCACCAAGGTAGATCATCTGGGGAAAGCGATCCAGAAGCGCGTAAACCTTGTGCAGGGTGACATGACTGATTTCAGGTTTCACCGAAAATTCGCTTTGATAATAATTGCGTTCAGGTCCTTTCAGAGCCTGGTTGATAAGAAAGCACAGGGAGAATGCCTGGTCTGCATCAACCGGCATCTGGTAAAAAAAGGTCTGCTAATCCTCGATCTTTTTGTACCCCGGCACGACCTGCTTGCCCAGGTCAGAAGGAACGTGTACCTCGGGAAATTTTACGATCCGGAGAAAAAAGTCCAGGTGGATCGTCGTGCAAAAGATAAATACGATCTGGCTGCCCAGACGCTGAAAGAACACCGTTATTATGAATGGACCGACAATAAGCGCCACCTGTATCGGCAGGTTTGGTCTTTTGATCTAAGTTACTTGTTCAGGTATGAGGCTGAACTGCTCCTGGAAAAATACGGTTTTAAAGTCGTGGATGTTTTCGGTGATTTCAAGAAATCACCGTATAATTATTACTCTGGCGAGCAAATCTTCGTAGCAAGAAAAAAATAA
- the lipA gene encoding lipoyl synthase has product MFSRDYLKKPAWIKHRIPSGPEYKKTLELLRQYGLATVCEEARCPNIGECWQRGSATIMIMGKVCTRACRFCAVKTGDPAGFLDENEPQNVARVVKELGLRYVVITSVDRDDLPDAGSGHYARCVSSIKQVSGTGIEVLIPDFGGQEERLSRIVNEKPTVIGHNIETVKRLTPLIRDRRCGYERSLTTLLAIKRLDHACVTKSSIMVGLGEQTDEIAAALDDLAAAAVDIVTIGQYLQPTRKHMSVQKYYSLKEFDELKTLGEHAGIKHVLSGPMVRSSYRAAEILDMFKG; this is encoded by the coding sequence ATGTTTAGCCGAGATTACCTCAAAAAGCCAGCCTGGATAAAACACCGTATCCCATCGGGCCCCGAATATAAAAAAACGCTGGAACTCCTCAGGCAATACGGCCTGGCGACCGTATGCGAGGAAGCGCGCTGTCCGAACATCGGCGAGTGCTGGCAGCGCGGCAGCGCGACCATCATGATCATGGGCAAGGTATGCACCCGGGCATGCCGGTTCTGCGCGGTCAAGACCGGCGATCCGGCCGGCTTCCTGGATGAGAACGAACCGCAGAACGTCGCCCGGGTCGTAAAGGAACTGGGATTACGTTACGTGGTCATAACATCGGTCGACCGCGACGACCTGCCAGACGCAGGCAGCGGCCATTACGCGCGCTGCGTCAGCTCGATAAAGCAAGTTTCCGGAACGGGGATCGAAGTCCTGATCCCGGATTTTGGCGGTCAGGAAGAACGACTAAGCAGGATCGTCAATGAAAAGCCCACGGTCATCGGCCACAACATCGAGACCGTCAAGCGACTTACCCCGCTTATCCGGGACCGGCGCTGCGGTTATGAAAGATCGCTGACCACGCTTTTGGCGATCAAACGGCTTGATCATGCCTGCGTGACCAAAAGCAGTATCATGGTCGGACTAGGAGAACAAACCGATGAAATCGCCGCCGCGCTGGACGACCTGGCCGCCGCGGCAGTGGACATCGTAACCATCGGCCAGTATCTTCAGCCGACCAGAAAGCACATGTCCGTGCAAAAGTATTATTCACTTAAGGAGTTCGATGAATTGAAAACGCTCGGAGAGCACGCCGGGATCAAACATGTCCTCAGCGGACCCATGGTGAGGTCATCGTACCGCGCCGCGGAAATCCTGGATATGTTTAAAGGCTGA
- a CDS encoding threonine synthase has product MMQLVCTQCHRKYPAEAKVWRCNCGGLLDLEFKAEFPLDKIKKRKPNMWRYREALPVNNDKNIVSFDEGFTPLLEVNLGGRSVLIKQDHLFPSGSFKDRGASVLVSKIKELKVTRVVEDSSGNAGCAIAAYCAKAGIACDIYVPDYASGAKLTQIKNYGACLYKVRGSREDTAAVALKASEKKYYASHYWNPYFFHGTKTFAFEVCEQLGWRPPDTVVLPAGNGTILLGAYIGFSELVRARVIRKMPRLIAVQSRDCAPLYNLWKGKELFLPKSGRKKILAEGIAVRDPVRGGQIIAAIKSSRGEIVTVSDHEIVAALEQMGKWGYYIEPTAAATIAGVKKHIRCSRSKEMIVSIITGHGLKAC; this is encoded by the coding sequence ATGATGCAGTTAGTCTGCACACAATGCCATAGAAAATATCCCGCCGAGGCAAAGGTCTGGCGTTGTAATTGTGGCGGTTTATTGGACCTGGAATTCAAGGCTGAATTTCCCCTGGATAAGATAAAAAAACGCAAGCCGAACATGTGGCGTTACCGCGAAGCGCTGCCGGTAAATAATGATAAAAACATCGTGTCCTTTGATGAAGGGTTCACGCCCTTGCTGGAGGTGAATCTCGGCGGCCGCAGCGTATTGATAAAGCAGGACCACCTTTTCCCGTCCGGCTCATTCAAAGACCGGGGTGCTTCGGTCCTGGTCAGCAAGATCAAAGAACTTAAAGTAACCAGGGTCGTCGAGGATTCATCGGGCAACGCGGGGTGCGCGATCGCGGCGTATTGCGCAAAGGCCGGGATCGCATGCGATATTTATGTTCCAGACTACGCCTCCGGAGCCAAGCTAACGCAGATAAAAAACTACGGGGCGTGCCTGTATAAGGTTCGTGGATCAAGGGAAGATACTGCTGCAGTTGCTTTAAAGGCTAGCGAAAAAAAATATTATGCCAGCCACTATTGGAACCCTTACTTTTTCCACGGCACTAAAACGTTCGCTTTCGAAGTGTGCGAGCAACTGGGCTGGCGACCGCCCGATACCGTTGTGCTGCCGGCCGGCAACGGCACTATATTATTGGGTGCTTATATAGGTTTTAGCGAATTGGTCCGGGCGCGAGTGATCAGGAAAATGCCTAGACTGATCGCGGTGCAGTCACGCGATTGCGCGCCGCTGTACAACTTATGGAAAGGAAAAGAGCTATTCCTGCCGAAGAGCGGCAGGAAAAAGATCCTGGCAGAAGGGATCGCAGTCAGGGATCCGGTCAGGGGCGGGCAGATAATTGCCGCGATCAAGAGCAGCCGCGGCGAGATCGTTACGGTGAGCGATCATGAGATCGTGGCTGCCCTGGAACAAATGGGAAAGTGGGGATATTACATCGAGCCGACCGCGGCCGCGACCATCGCCGGGGTCAAAAAACATATTCGCTGTTCCCGATCGAAGGAAATGATCGTTTCGATCATCACCGGGCACGGTTTGAAAGCCTGTTGA
- a CDS encoding NAD(P)/FAD-dependent oxidoreductase yields MQCDILVVGAGPAGSSAALAAVKHGARVMLVDKRTTIGTPVQCAEFIPKPLLNEVDVSPAAVACSISTMKTFFPDGTCHETDAPGYVLNRSIFDKDLALKAALAGVEILTNARCVSKRKGKILMVQNYMDFEVDTRLIIGADGPRSVIGSLIGQTHTEMIFAAQYEVPLKEQSRSTEVYFSKNYFGGYAWLFPKGWSANVGVGIKYVPAECNTVYELLDHFVENLTSQGRITGKPVSVTAGLIPVGGPLRTVEGNIVLVGDAAGQTHPITGAGIAQAVTCGQMAGAAAARAILNNDMGILDEYEKQWKARYEEELLRAVSRRRQMETEWENLDVNLKKCWVAFPEYYS; encoded by the coding sequence ATGCAATGTGACATCTTAGTCGTGGGCGCCGGTCCGGCCGGTTCTTCGGCGGCACTGGCGGCGGTCAAACATGGAGCCAGGGTCATGCTGGTCGACAAGAGAACAACGATCGGAACTCCGGTGCAGTGCGCTGAATTCATCCCCAAGCCGCTGCTGAACGAGGTCGATGTCAGCCCGGCGGCAGTGGCGTGTTCGATCTCGACCATGAAGACCTTTTTCCCCGACGGCACATGCCACGAGACCGACGCGCCCGGTTACGTCCTGAACCGTTCGATATTTGACAAGGACCTCGCGCTCAAGGCGGCGCTGGCCGGGGTCGAGATACTGACCAATGCCCGGTGCGTTTCAAAACGAAAAGGCAAGATCCTGATGGTTCAAAATTATATGGATTTTGAGGTCGATACCCGGCTCATCATCGGCGCCGATGGCCCCCGTTCGGTCATTGGTTCGCTGATCGGCCAGACCCATACGGAAATGATCTTCGCCGCGCAATATGAGGTGCCTTTGAAAGAGCAGTCCCGGTCCACCGAGGTCTATTTTTCGAAGAACTATTTCGGCGGTTACGCGTGGCTCTTCCCAAAAGGCTGGTCGGCCAATGTCGGAGTGGGTATAAAGTATGTTCCGGCCGAGTGCAATACCGTTTACGAGCTGCTGGACCATTTTGTGGAAAACTTGACCAGCCAGGGCCGGATCACCGGTAAACCCGTGTCGGTCACCGCGGGGTTGATCCCGGTGGGCGGGCCCTTGCGGACGGTCGAAGGCAATATCGTGCTGGTCGGTGACGCCGCCGGCCAGACGCATCCGATCACTGGCGCCGGCATTGCCCAGGCGGTCACTTGCGGGCAGATGGCGGGCGCGGCCGCGGCCCGGGCCATTCTGAACAATGACATGGGAATACTGGACGAATATGAAAAACAATGGAAGGCGCGCTACGAAGAGGAGTTGCTGAGAGCTGTTAGCCGGCGCCGCCAGATGGAAACAGAATGGGAGAACCTGGACGTGAACCTGAAAAAATGCTGGGTCGCGTTCCCCGAGTACTATTCATGA
- a CDS encoding DUF116 domain-containing protein yields MRKWRFLDTGPRTAADNVALDEVLLEECGRRASPNTVRFLQFDPPAVLLGFHQCAAQEVRTEHCRTKGIDINRRITGGGTIFFDRTQIGWEIICAKEFFNIGIANPEFFKKLCQPVIRALKTMGVNASFRSRNDIEVRGRKISGTGGTEDGAAFLFQGTLLVDFDVDTMMRALRIPIEKLKARELESAKERVTCLKWETGADLEQNEIKGRLREGFEKEFGVSLKTGSLTQDEQRLFLKLRRRFGERKWIDKVKMPAAEQPVISAAHRCRGGLIKTTMIVNLRFKRIQSLMITGDFFAYPQQSILDLESRFKDIPMDRVLINRELEAFFNGNGNKLPGVRSADMRHSIFKALDRLQLVHHGISLRWANHVFPVNGSFEGIARARPDHILVPYCAKANACGYRFRKRCAVCGQCSVSDVYGLAHKHRMAVVTILSFEDLMRTLERLRTKGTRAYIGCCCEAFYLKHLDDFRKAQLPGILVDINNTTCYDLGKARDAYRGVFENETDINVPLLSEVLDAM; encoded by the coding sequence ATGAGAAAATGGCGATTCCTTGATACCGGTCCGCGAACCGCGGCAGACAATGTCGCGCTGGACGAGGTCCTGCTCGAGGAATGCGGCCGTAGGGCCAGCCCCAATACGGTGCGGTTCCTGCAGTTTGATCCACCGGCCGTGCTGCTGGGCTTTCACCAGTGCGCGGCGCAGGAGGTCAGGACCGAGCATTGCCGGACAAAGGGTATTGATATCAACCGCCGCATAACCGGTGGCGGCACGATCTTTTTCGACCGCACTCAGATCGGCTGGGAGATTATCTGCGCGAAGGAATTTTTCAATATCGGGATCGCGAACCCTGAATTTTTCAAAAAACTTTGCCAACCGGTGATCCGGGCGCTCAAGACCATGGGCGTCAACGCCAGTTTCCGGTCCCGGAATGATATCGAAGTCAGGGGACGGAAGATCTCCGGCACGGGCGGCACCGAAGACGGGGCCGCGTTCCTTTTCCAAGGCACGCTGCTGGTCGACTTTGATGTCGATACCATGATGAGGGCACTCCGTATCCCCATTGAAAAGCTCAAAGCGCGGGAGCTGGAATCGGCAAAAGAACGGGTCACCTGCCTGAAATGGGAAACAGGAGCGGACCTCGAGCAAAACGAGATCAAGGGACGCCTGCGCGAAGGTTTTGAAAAGGAGTTCGGTGTTTCCCTGAAGACCGGCAGCCTGACTCAGGATGAACAGCGCCTTTTTCTTAAGTTAAGGCGGCGGTTCGGTGAACGCAAGTGGATCGACAAGGTCAAAATGCCCGCGGCCGAGCAGCCGGTGATCTCCGCAGCGCATCGCTGCCGCGGCGGTCTCATCAAGACGACCATGATCGTGAACTTAAGGTTCAAACGTATCCAGAGCCTGATGATCACCGGCGATTTTTTCGCTTATCCGCAGCAGTCGATTCTCGATCTGGAATCGCGTTTCAAGGATATCCCGATGGACCGGGTTTTGATCAACCGTGAGCTCGAAGCTTTCTTTAACGGCAACGGAAACAAGTTACCGGGGGTCAGGTCGGCCGACATGCGTCATAGCATATTCAAAGCGCTTGACCGCCTGCAACTGGTCCACCACGGGATCTCGCTACGCTGGGCGAACCATGTTTTCCCGGTTAACGGTTCGTTCGAAGGGATCGCGCGGGCCAGGCCGGATCATATCCTCGTGCCGTACTGCGCGAAAGCGAACGCCTGTGGATACCGTTTCCGCAAGCGCTGCGCCGTGTGCGGTCAGTGCAGCGTCAGCGATGTATACGGGCTGGCGCATAAGCACCGGATGGCGGTCGTGACGATCCTCAGTTTTGAAGATCTGATGAGGACGCTGGAGCGGCTGCGCACAAAGGGCACAAGGGCATATATCGGGTGTTGCTGCGAGGCGTTCTATCTAAAGCATCTGGATGATTTCCGAAAGGCGCAACTCCCCGGCATCCTGGTGGATATCAATAATACCACCTGCTATGACCTGGGAAAAGCGCGCGATGCCTACCGGGGCGTTTTTGAAAATGAAACCGATATCAATGTTCCGTTACTAAGCGAGGTGCTTGATGCAATGTGA
- a CDS encoding radical SAM protein, which yields MKTKKSEARESPEYVRISLAAAMVLGYKTGLFYRGATSPCVNILLNYKEGCAGNCAYCGLSLKRPGTYTEKSFIRVQWDIYELVDVIEHMKSNLSGVKRICISMVTNRRAIKDTNAVLQALKDSLSMPVSVLAAPTILTASDLRDFENNGADRMGIAVDAATPHLFERYRGKGVNGPHKWEKYWQLLDEAVGVFGKRKVGVHLIVGLGETEEEMIRLIQEAHDRGIETHLFTFFPEPDSLLASHPPPAIGQYRRAQLACYLINTGQAETIEFQFGKNGRLTDFGMAEARLNKFIDSGKPFMTSGCPGADGEVACNRPYSDSLPGPDIRNFPFLPDAEDIRKIRGELWE from the coding sequence ATGAAAACGAAAAAAAGTGAGGCGCGCGAGAGCCCTGAATACGTGCGGATCAGCCTGGCGGCGGCAATGGTCCTTGGTTACAAGACTGGCCTGTTCTACCGTGGCGCGACATCGCCCTGCGTGAACATCCTGCTGAATTATAAAGAAGGTTGTGCCGGGAACTGCGCATACTGCGGCCTGTCACTGAAAAGGCCGGGTACTTATACCGAAAAAAGTTTCATCCGCGTCCAGTGGGATATCTACGAGCTGGTTGACGTGATCGAGCATATGAAGAGCAACCTTTCAGGTGTAAAAAGGATCTGTATTTCCATGGTGACCAACCGCCGGGCAATAAAGGACACGAACGCGGTACTGCAGGCGCTTAAGGATTCTCTGTCAATGCCCGTATCAGTGCTGGCAGCGCCGACGATCCTGACCGCTTCTGACCTGCGGGACTTCGAGAATAACGGCGCTGACCGGATGGGCATCGCGGTTGATGCCGCCACCCCGCATTTGTTCGAACGTTACCGGGGCAAAGGCGTGAATGGTCCCCACAAGTGGGAAAAATACTGGCAACTGCTGGATGAAGCCGTCGGTGTTTTCGGAAAGCGTAAAGTGGGCGTGCATTTGATCGTGGGGCTGGGTGAAACCGAGGAAGAAATGATCAGGCTTATCCAGGAAGCTCATGACCGCGGCATTGAGACCCATTTGTTCACGTTCTTTCCCGAGCCGGATTCGCTGCTGGCTTCGCATCCGCCGCCGGCGATCGGCCAGTACCGCCGCGCGCAGCTGGCGTGCTATCTCATCAACACCGGTCAGGCTGAAACGATCGAGTTTCAGTTCGGGAAAAACGGACGACTGACGGATTTTGGCATGGCCGAAGCACGGCTTAACAAGTTCATTGATTCAGGCAAACCGTTCATGACCAGCGGTTGTCCGGGCGCAGACGGCGAGGTCGCCTGTAACCGGCCGTACTCGGATTCGCTGCCCGGTCCCGACATCAGGAATTTTCCTTTCCTGCCCGACGCCGAGGATATAAGAAAGATCCGCGGTGAACTATGGGAGTGA
- a CDS encoding metalloregulator ArsR/SmtB family transcription factor has protein sequence MRRVLRSKPMKEVLYRESRLARILGDPAKYVIVNVLLNEGPLTVNEIVRRVSRSQPTVSHHLARLRSAELVRYEVKSDGSYYWIKYSREVKEVVEALNKFVNRTLHRVHADD, from the coding sequence GTGAGGAGAGTTCTAAGATCAAAACCGATGAAAGAAGTTTTGTACCGGGAATCAAGGCTGGCCAGGATCCTGGGTGATCCGGCAAAATATGTTATCGTGAATGTTCTTTTAAATGAAGGTCCATTAACGGTGAACGAAATTGTGCGCAGGGTGTCGCGGTCACAACCGACGGTGTCGCATCATCTCGCTCGGCTTCGAAGTGCAGAATTGGTGCGATATGAAGTCAAAAGCGATGGCTCATACTATTGGATCAAATATTCACGTGAAGTGAAAGAAGTTGTTGAAGCCCTCAATAAGTTCGTGAACCGAACCCTGCATCGCGTTCATGCCGACGATTGA
- a CDS encoding T9SS type A sorting domain-containing protein, translated as MNILLIALTLFANFNQKWVIPQGTVGNAGRILVCDSDRDGYFELIFTTYGEFAIYFYELHPPTTWVVDTIPYANAPILWDFGDFDSDGLYDLVMQCGCVDPYWVGITIFESPDSFSYPTWEVWRDTVGQAVVQPISAFDIDLDGIAEFVTNDGNPPNWLWIYKSSGNNQYDTVFTGNPDTSGLDGPVSTHAFGDFDRNEKIELVVGGMSAGALGATYWIYECSANNAYDQILHGYVATKNIKDCFSVPDADSDGKLEFVVKGFFIPGAEINAFIFEATGDNTYEIVKSMTFPGGDYYGGYSDAGDVDGDSIPEIVLEARQYIYIIKAAGNDSFFVWDTLPGNVSGSTIRVTDDIDGDGLNEIVISGNNQTRIYEYEQGAIEETALNKNSNALLLGIYPNPFTQTLNIKLRSPTNGKYSIKTYDISGKLVINIYNGLINKNAIINWNGNDEKGRPVPQGVYFLKVDNLETKATEVFKVLRTR; from the coding sequence ATGAATATCTTGTTAATCGCATTGACCTTGTTTGCTAATTTCAATCAGAAGTGGGTCATTCCCCAGGGAACGGTTGGGAACGCAGGCAGAATCCTTGTCTGTGATTCTGATCGCGATGGGTACTTTGAGTTAATATTTACCACGTATGGAGAGTTTGCGATTTACTTTTACGAACTTCACCCTCCCACTACTTGGGTAGTGGACACAATTCCCTATGCTAATGCTCCAATATTGTGGGATTTCGGCGATTTCGACAGCGATGGGTTATACGATCTCGTGATGCAGTGCGGGTGTGTTGATCCTTACTGGGTGGGCATTACGATCTTCGAATCTCCCGATTCTTTTTCCTATCCTACCTGGGAGGTATGGCGCGATACTGTAGGACAAGCAGTAGTGCAGCCTATTTCTGCTTTTGATATTGACCTAGATGGCATTGCTGAATTTGTAACTAATGATGGTAATCCACCCAACTGGCTATGGATATATAAATCGTCGGGCAATAATCAGTATGATACAGTATTTACTGGCAATCCAGATACTTCCGGTCTTGATGGTCCTGTATCAACTCACGCTTTTGGAGATTTTGATCGGAACGAGAAAATTGAGTTGGTTGTCGGAGGCATGAGCGCTGGTGCGCTTGGTGCAACTTACTGGATATATGAATGTTCAGCAAATAACGCCTATGATCAAATTCTTCATGGTTATGTTGCTACAAAAAATATTAAGGATTGTTTTTCTGTTCCCGATGCCGATTCAGACGGCAAACTCGAATTTGTTGTTAAGGGCTTTTTCATTCCAGGCGCAGAGATTAATGCCTTCATCTTCGAGGCGACGGGTGATAATACTTATGAGATCGTGAAATCCATGACGTTTCCGGGCGGTGATTATTACGGCGGTTATTCAGATGCCGGCGATGTGGATGGCGATTCTATTCCAGAAATTGTGCTGGAAGCGCGTCAATATATTTATATCATCAAGGCTGCGGGTAATGATTCATTTTTTGTATGGGACACCTTGCCCGGCAATGTATCAGGATCAACGATCCGGGTAACTGACGATATCGATGGTGACGGTTTGAATGAGATAGTGATTTCCGGAAACAATCAAACCAGAATCTATGAATACGAACAGGGCGCAATTGAGGAAACCGCTCTCAATAAAAACTCTAATGCTCTCCTCTTGGGAATTTACCCTAATCCGTTCACTCAAACCCTGAATATTAAATTGCGATCTCCAACAAACGGAAAATACAGTATTAAAACTTACGATATTTCAGGTAAATTAGTGATAAACATTTATAATGGTTTAATAAACAAAAATGCTATTATAAACTGGAACGGAAACGATGAAAAGGGAAGACCCGTACCGCAAGGTGTTTATTTCCTGAAAGTTGATAATCTTGAGACCAAAGCGACTGAAGTCTTTAAGGTTCTAAGGACAAGATAA